In Armatimonadia bacterium, a single window of DNA contains:
- a CDS encoding right-handed parallel beta-helix repeat-containing protein — protein sequence MRSTVLVALLLTVTLALPACAQVNDKAIADVKAGKLTEAKASWWGFDATDATACLQAAINSGVPKLTVDNTGKPWIVEPIELASNQEITFEKGVEVVAKKGAFLGTSDSLFRAINKENIILRGYGATWRMHRDDYANQPYKKAEWRHSLQLKSCSNVQVLGLHLLESGGDGVYLGTGKQWVTNKDILLKDLICDRQYRQGISVITAENLTIENVIMRDTGGTAPQAGIDFEPNSSEERLVNVVMRNCVSEGNVGWGYVLYLPNLKASSAPVSIRLENCKAANSVGGFCLVTGNTAEAAVKGTMAITDCTFDNNRTQGIQLIDVPATGIRTEFTDCTISENNLGSPISPTIMLATRQGADQDLGSATFRDCVVRDSLKRVPVGFVDMVGGLKVVEVTGNLIIEQDGQRKDVKLTPEVLREWMPVLSLKSFPKYDMTNKSLVPVTPGADSAKFGMPRFNLRDVAKGVLYASAGDTVKLTMRQYQVGRYAVKPAPVVITGPDGKEVQKATLPETSGQDAIIEFTAPATGIYRITATPDPNQARFMASSHPLNLTAEKEAVHFISSVGEVFLYVPAGTTEFGVRVNGEGLAEGVKASLCDPTGKIVEEKDNLAQVYVLSATLAQPSTGEIWSLKLAKPSAVTMEDFDVTPLGVPPFLAPSKEAMLKPQ from the coding sequence ACCGTCCTCGTCGCTCTTCTTCTGACTGTGACCCTGGCCCTACCGGCGTGCGCACAGGTCAATGACAAGGCCATCGCCGACGTCAAGGCCGGCAAGCTCACCGAGGCCAAGGCCTCCTGGTGGGGCTTCGACGCCACCGATGCTACCGCGTGCCTGCAGGCCGCCATCAACTCCGGTGTGCCGAAGCTGACGGTGGACAACACCGGCAAGCCCTGGATCGTCGAGCCCATCGAACTGGCTTCGAACCAGGAGATCACCTTCGAGAAGGGCGTCGAAGTGGTGGCCAAGAAGGGCGCCTTCCTCGGCACCAGCGACAGCCTCTTCCGCGCGATCAACAAGGAGAACATTATCCTGCGCGGTTACGGGGCCACCTGGCGCATGCACCGCGACGACTACGCGAACCAGCCCTACAAGAAGGCCGAGTGGCGGCACTCGCTGCAGCTCAAGTCCTGCAGCAACGTCCAGGTTCTCGGACTGCACCTGCTGGAGAGCGGCGGCGATGGAGTGTACCTCGGAACAGGCAAGCAGTGGGTCACGAACAAGGACATCCTGCTCAAGGACCTGATCTGTGACCGGCAGTACCGCCAGGGCATCAGCGTCATCACCGCTGAGAACCTGACCATCGAAAACGTCATCATGCGCGACACCGGCGGGACCGCTCCGCAGGCCGGCATCGACTTCGAGCCCAACAGCTCGGAGGAGCGCCTGGTCAACGTGGTCATGCGCAACTGCGTGTCGGAGGGGAACGTCGGCTGGGGCTATGTGCTGTACCTGCCGAATCTGAAGGCCTCCTCCGCGCCGGTCTCCATCCGCCTCGAGAACTGCAAGGCCGCAAACAGCGTGGGCGGCTTCTGCCTCGTCACCGGCAACACCGCGGAGGCGGCCGTCAAGGGCACAATGGCGATCACCGACTGTACCTTCGACAACAACAGGACCCAGGGCATCCAGCTCATCGACGTCCCGGCCACGGGGATCAGGACGGAGTTCACCGACTGCACGATCAGCGAGAACAACCTCGGCTCACCGATCAGCCCAACCATCATGCTGGCAACCCGTCAGGGCGCTGACCAGGACCTCGGCAGCGCAACCTTCCGCGACTGCGTGGTCCGCGACAGCCTCAAGCGCGTGCCGGTGGGCTTCGTGGACATGGTCGGCGGCCTGAAGGTGGTAGAGGTCACCGGCAACCTGATCATCGAGCAGGACGGTCAGCGCAAGGACGTGAAGCTGACGCCGGAAGTCCTGCGTGAGTGGATGCCGGTGCTCTCGCTGAAGAGCTTCCCCAAGTACGACATGACCAACAAGTCCCTGGTGCCGGTGACTCCGGGCGCCGATTCGGCCAAGTTCGGTATGCCTCGGTTCAACCTGCGCGACGTGGCCAAAGGCGTCCTCTACGCTTCGGCCGGCGACACGGTCAAGCTCACCATGCGTCAGTACCAGGTGGGCCGGTACGCCGTCAAGCCTGCGCCGGTGGTCATCACCGGTCCCGACGGCAAGGAAGTCCAGAAGGCCACCCTCCCGGAGACCTCGGGGCAGGACGCAATCATCGAGTTCACGGCTCCCGCGACGGGTATCTACCGCATCACCGCCACTCCGGATCCGAACCAGGCGCGCTTCATGGCCAGCAGTCACCCGCTCAACCTGACCGCTGAGAAGGAAGCCGTGCACTTCATCAGCAGCGTCGGCGAGGTATTCCTCTATGTGCCGGCAGGAACGACTGAGTTTGGTGTGCGCGTGAATGGTGAGGGGCTTGCCGAGGGAGTGAAGGCGAGCCTGTGCGATCCGACCGGCAAGATCGTCGAGGAGAAGGACAACCTTGCGCAGGTCTATGTGCTCTCCGCCACGCTGGCGCAGCCCTCTACAGGCGAGATCTGGAGCCTGAAGCTGGCTAAGCCCAGCGCCGTCACCATGGAGGACTTCGATGTGACTCCGCTCGGGGTGCCGCCCTTCCTGGCTCCCAGCAAGGAAGCGATGCTGAAGCCACAGTAA